One part of the Neodiprion virginianus isolate iyNeoVirg1 chromosome 3, iyNeoVirg1.1, whole genome shotgun sequence genome encodes these proteins:
- the LOC124300859 gene encoding uncharacterized protein LOC124300859 — translation MIGAGLRSCSMRETTKVQSSRLEVEDGVNEDTESGAVSAVLSEDGGITVEEFPRVETEIVSRGGESSGDVEVEARGRREGGRSQLQAGEVITTLDLSVVGDRRPTDSSSDRRRGAARRFSLFHWFRGKGVGEISESNRHSSSSSSSLLVPSGGNKAANERATNQLHVTGKNVETASPNQGSTVDVAAANTVGRNSTTTLPQCNSLYSSSGSVDTNCSTATVHSFTFLHPGDLPSGLIDGVKSPSIQRRRFNRFRDFRKHSSAEDFGGSDRICAGSPSDGETAVDCHGEKEERKLLDEDRENGSAHSRTPYHYRSLPTSGKTADLAARKTNKVHVRGKRRAPDPPSYGSVAGETRNSNAVNQKSGNTGRRNKRRAPNPPSEATKTCDQSKRSDIQGVGERPQVISNDTLKLEGGLLLPTRFDPSEKKSIDMNHQASLDKKTSPLATTPLQQVQAPRPWYKRSNTTLSDRDCGSFRREVLKIPTLSKNRGGLEKTGRFSLHQEAQSSNSDSGDVGTFDKSFSRLNHFFGRTTERREQIESSRGQKRGDEKRRSNLSILTNISELDREAAAIVQEEQARNQAVVARSSGLFTDGSLTDFDRPPSGDIISDMVSSSIEPQRKGTRALISKFNAISNITKVTVNATFFTKSSNQSGKIDVVRGEPVQSSNVNSRNSDRIVTKRLLYDGAEQVNETGVDISSINFFRRLEAADAAQTRDDIHLGSRRSAPGWEEKIKRYFPERTSADFQGHKVQTRKSTALGNNQRQSVRNDQVKRSEEKIVTEKYLPPNNVAEQHLSRADLKEMLIEMKHSLPKRPKPKSGVKSVPVSIGNDKVNVGKAQQRSTTIETSVKQGEGQGVRGMKPLMQDQQSRAISSSSNYVRSSTAVGKRDQQASSGPGIILEKTKVSSGVQTSANLRNVGNYTTRELSPMINRVRSSQKFESRKNEDANRVSSNLRKSPGRGTGLTRTTFQLIRPRDFASIEALKTEKTEAVKESGQNTYMNVIEDSLYANTVISPSKSNSNEAAGDGKTGSVGAAEEKINIVKDNKHENVRHYTASVVAQVKIPEESTQPEVTSTTVKNEEDGEIPISERNMNTLAINRLLRKLEGAIASGQHQQAAGLAKELAQLKIHCSVVRQRSEKTKESDVINVDMYIEDKLAHQGPIPLQLSLSTTVSELKKKVFGEFEIPVNVQRWIIGKNLADNDEFTLEALKAVDKSSIFLYLVAPDLQNDDCTRGDKIVAKEEITAPIEAPVEEQPREIEPIIEEEVEITPQEPTVEELKLKRYEHLMSLENTDVIPNSVPIECPICFAPYGPCEGVILRDCLHMFCRTCIANTIMYCEEAEVKCPFRDSEYTCESTLQEREIKALVTSEVYEQHLAKSVSQAENNAGNNAFHCKTPDCPGWCIYDDNVNVFQCPVCGVNNCLTCQAIHTNKNCREYQDEIRLLKETDQETKRTAAVLEEMVESGEALACPTCAVVLMKKWGCDWLRCSMCKTEICWVTRGPRWGPGGKGDTSGGCKCGENGVKCHPRCNYCH, via the exons ATGATCGGTGCAGGTCTGAGGAGCTGCAGCATGAGGGAAACAACAAAGGTGCAGTCTTCGCGTCTAGAGGTCGAGGATGGAGTGAACGAGGATACAGAATCGGGTGCAGTTTCTGCGGTTCTTAGCGAGGACGGCGGTATAACGGTAGAGGAATTTCCCCGAGTCGAAACAGAAATAGTCAGCAGAGGAGGAGAGTCAAGTGGCGACGTCGAAGTAGAAGCAAGAGGACGACGAGAAGGAGGACGTTCGCAACTGCAGGCCGGAGAAGTTATAACGACGCTGGATTTGAGCGTCGTCGGTGATCGTCGGCCGACGGATTCCTCGTCGGATCGTCGTCGTGGGGCGGCCAGAAGGTTTTCGCTGTTTCATTGGTTCCGGGGTAAGGGAGTCGGCGAAATATCCGAGTCGAATCGTcactcgtcgtcgtcgtcgtcgtcgttgttggTACCGAGCGGAGGAAACAAAGCGGCGAACGAACGGGCAACGAACCAGCTTCACGTGACGGGTAAAAACGTCGAGACAGCGAGTCCGAACCAAGGTTCCACCGTTGACGTAGCGGCCGCAAATACCGTCGGCCGAAATTCAACGACGACGTTACCGCAGTGCAACAGTCTTTACTCGAGTTCCGGTAGCGTCGATACAAACTGCAGCACTGCGACGGTCCACAGTTTCACATTCCTGCATCCCGGTGATCTCCCGTCAGGTCTGATCGACGGGGTAAAGTCTCCGTCAATCCAAAGACGACGGTTCAACCGTTTTCGGGATTTTCGCAAGCACTCATCGGCCGAGGATTTCGGCGGGTCGGATCGAATATGCGCCGGAAGTCCTTCCGACGGTGAAACGGCGGTTGATTGCCACGGAGAAAAGGAGGAACGGAAACTCCTCGACGAGGATCGGGAAAACGGATCGGCCCACAGCAGAACTCCGTATCATTACCGCAGCCTACCGACTTCCGGTAAGACCGCCGACCTCGCGGCGAGAAAAACGAACAAGGTTCACGTGCGGGGAAAACGAAGAGCGCCTGATCCACCGAGTTACGGTTCAGTTGCGGGAGAGACGCGTAATTCCAACGCGGTTAATCAAAAATCTGGGAACACCGGAAGACGGAACAAACGTCGCGCGCCGAATCCGCCGTCGGAGGCGACGAAGACATGCGACCAGTCGAAGAGGAGTGACATTCAGGGCGTCGGAGAACGGCCGCAGGTGATAAGCAACGACACCCTGAAGCTGGAAGGAGGCTTACTCCTGCCGACGAGGTTCGATCCCAGCGAGAAAAAATCCATCGACATGAACCACCAGGCCTCGTTGGACAAGAAGACGTCTCCTTTGGCAACGACGCCTCTGCAACAGGTGCAGGCACCGAGGCCATGGTACAAGAGGAGCAACACAACGCTGAGCGATCGTGACTGCGGATCGTTCAGAAGAGAGGTTCTGAAGATACCAACGTTGTCGAAGAACCGGGGTGGGCTTGAGAAGACGGGTCGTTTCAGCCTCCACCAGGAGGCCCAGAGTTCGAACAGCGATTCCGGGGACGTTGGTACCTTCGACAAGTCATTTTCGAGGCTAAACCACTTCTTCGGAAGGACGACGGAACGCAGAGAGCAAATCGAGTCGTCAAGGGGGCAGAAGAGGGGGGACGAAAAGCGAAGGTCGAACTTATCCATACTCACCAACATCAGCGAGTTGGACAGAGAAGCGGCCGCCATTGTCCAGGAGGAACAAGCCAGGAATCAGGCTGTTGTGGCCAGGTCTTCGGGCTTGTTTACGGACGGTTCCTTAACCGACTTTGATAGACCACCGAGCGGCGATATAATCTCGGATATGGTATCCTCCTCCATCGAGCCCCAGAGAAAAGGCACTCGTGCTCTGATTTCGAAGTTCAACGCAATCAGCAACATTACCAAGGTCACGGTGAACGCTACATTCTTTACGAAGTCCTCGAACCAGTCGGGGAAAATCGATGTCGTCAGAGGGGAACCGGTACAGAGTAGCAACGTCAACTCCAGGAACAGTGATAGAATAGTGACTAAACGACTCCTTTACGACGGTGCCGAGCAGGTGAACGAAACCGGGGTTGATATATCGTCGATCAACTTTTTCCGCCGACTCGAAGCCGCCGATGCCGCCCAGACCAGGGACGATATTCACCTAGGTTCTCGACGCTCGGCACCCGGCTGGGAGGAAAAGATAAAACGATATTTTCCCGAGAGAACTAGCGCCGATTTTCAGGGGCACAAGGTTCAGACGAGGAAGTCTACCGCCCTTGGCAACAATCAGAGGCAATCGGTTAGAAACGATCAGGTTAAACGGAGCgaggaaaaaatcgttaccgAAAAATATCTTCCTCCGAACAACGTCGCCGAGCAGCACTTGTCGCGTGCCGATCTCAAGGAGATGCTGATCGAGATGAAACACTCGTTGCCAAAGAGACCGAAGCCGAAATCTGGGGTAAAATCGGTACCAGTTTCGATCGGTAATGACAAGGTTAACGTCGGTAAGGCTCAGCAGCGATCGACGACCATTGAGACGTCGGTAAAACAGGGCGAAGGACAAGGTGTTCGTGGGATGAAACCGTTGATGCAGGATCAGCAATCGCGGGCGATTTCGTCGAGCTCGAATTACGTGAGGTCATCGACTGCGGTGGGAAAACGCGATCAACAAGCTTCGAGTGGGCCCGGGATAATTCTGGAGAAGACGAAGGTCTCTTCCGGTGTTCAGACAAGTGCGAATTTGCGAAATGTTGGAAATTACACCACGCGGGAATTGAGTCCGATGATTAATCGTGTCAGGAGTTCacagaaatttgaatcgcGGAAGAACGAGGACGCGAATCGAGTATCATCGAATTTACGCAAGAGTCCAGGACGTGGTACTGGCCTCACTCGAACCACTTTCCAGCTTATAAGGCCCAGGGATTTTGCCTCCATCGAGGCACTCAAGACCGAAAAAACGGAGGCAGTAAAAGAATCGGGACAAAACACTTACATGAACGTGATCGAAGACTCGCTTTACGCGAACACGGTCATTAGTCCGTCGAAAAGTAACTCTAACGAGGCTGCTGGCGATGGAAAAACCGGAAGCGTCGGTGCAGCtgaggagaaaataaatatcgttaAAGATAATAAACACGAGAACGTTCGGCACTACACTGCAAGCGTTGTTGCGCAGGTCAAGATACCCGAAGAATCGACGCAACCGGAAGTAACCTCGACGACGGTCAAGAACGAAG AGGATGGGGAAATACCGATCTCAGAGAGGAATATGAATACCCTGGCGATAAATCGACTGTTGAGAAAATTGGAAGGTGCGATTGCTTCTGGTCAGCATCAGCAAGCGGCTGGACTAGCGAAAGAACTTGCTCAGCTTAAAATTCATTGCTCGGTAGTTCGACAACGGTCTGAAAAGACCAAGGAATCGGACGTAATAAACGTCGATATGTATATAGAAGACAAATTGGCTCATCAGGGACCGATTCCACTTCAG CTTTCACTAAGCACGACAGTTTCTGAACTTAAGAAAAAGGTGTTCGGGGAATTTGAAATACCAGTGAATGTTCAGCGTTGGATTATCGGCAAGAATTTAGCCGACAACGACGAATTCACTCTGGAAGCATTGAAGGCTGTGGACAAGTCTTCTATTTTTCTATACCTCGTTGCACCGG ATTTGCAAAATGACGATTGCACGCGAGGCGACAAAATAGTTGCAAAGGAAGAGATAACGGCGCCTATTGAAGCGCCTGTTGAAGAACAGCCGCGTGAAATAGAGCCGATCATAGAGGAGGAAGTTGAAATTACACCTCAG GAACCAACTGTCGAGGAATTGAAACTGAAGAGATACGAGCATTTAATGTCCCTCGAGAATACCGACGTTATACCAAATTCAGTACCGATCGAGTGTCCGATTTGTTTTGCGCCATACGGACCCTGCGAAGGAGTTATTTTGAGGGATTGCCTCCACATGTTTTGCAG AACATGCATTGCGAATACCATAATGTACTGCGAAGAGGCCGAGGTAAAATGTCCCTTCAGGGACTCGGAATACACTTGCGAATCGACTCTTCAGGAGCGCGAGATAAAAGCG CTGGTAACTTCCGAAGTTTACGAACAACATTTGGCCAAGTCAGTGTCGCAGGCTGAAAACAACGCGGGAAATAATGCTTTTCATTGTAAAACGCCCGACTGTCCCGGCTGGTGTATTTACGACGATAACGTTAATGTTTTCCAGTGCCCGGTTTGCGGCGTAAACAATTGCCTGACGTGTCAG GCTATACACACGAACAAGAATTGTCGTGAGTATCAGGACGAGATAAGGCTTCTCAAAGAAACCGATCAGGAAACTAAACGAACAGCGGCTGTTCTCGAGGAAATGGTTGAGAGCGGCGAAGCCCTGGCTTGTCCGACATGCGCGGTTGTACTTATGAAGAAGTGGGGATGCGATTGGCTTCGTTGCTCCATGTGCAAGACTGAGATATGTTGGGTAACTCGAGGACCGCGTTGGGGTCCCGGG GGAAAAGGAGACACTTCCGGCGGCTGCAAGTGCGGGGAAAACGGAGTAAAGTGTCATCCGCGTTGCAATTATTGCCATTGA
- the LOC124300865 gene encoding 39S ribosomal protein L10, mitochondrial: protein MTSILNKAWLLPTRQVIVQPKRFRGKINIQKPREPHYKRATVEKFVEPIYFNARWGKPLSELCANVKNKPSPDEVNKAKEPHPMQRIIAREARNWFENSNMVAFCHMNPFPGEEKFNFAVALKKHNMHFKVYGKPTIALALKDTPFLAVNRLFQSHNLTIFSPGTDIQSLLKLLQKRPELVLMAGIMNGKLMSRNELVNYAAMGDITAVRSRLVQVLQNAGGANLNRQITHHQSTLVSRLKQISTPEETTSESPEENVE, encoded by the exons ATGACTTCTATTCTGAACAAAG CGTGGCTGTTACCCACGAGGCAAGTGATCGTACAGCCGAAAAGATTTCgtggtaaaataaatattcaaaaaccGAGGGAGCCGCACTACAAGAGAGCGACGGtagaaaaatttgtcgaacCGATATACTTTAATGCAAGGTGGGGTAAACCGTTGTCGGAATTATGTGCGAACGTTAAAAATAAACCTTCACCGGATGAAGTGAATAAGGCAAAGGAACCTCATCCGATGCAAAGAATCATCGCTCGGGAGGCCCGGAactggtttgaaaattctaacaTGGTTGCCTTCTGTCACATGAACCCCTTTCCTGGAgaggaaaaattcaattttgccGTCGCTCTGAAAAAGCATAACATGCATTTTAAAGTATATGGAAAACCAACGATAGCGCTCGCTCTTAAGGACACTCCGTTTCTAGCAGTTAATCGACTCTTCCAATCCCACAACTTGACAATATTCAGTCCAGGGACAGACATTCAATCGTTGCTGAAACTCTTGCAGAAGAGACCGGAACTCGTTTTGATGG CTGGGATAATGAACGGGAAGCTTATGAGCAGAAATGAGTTGGTGAATTACGCCGCAATGGGCGACATCACGGCGGTCAGATCACGACTTGTTCAGGTGTTACAAAACGCCGGAGGAGCGAACCTCAATCGTCAAATCACGCATCATCAGTCGACTCTGGTTTCTCGTTTGAAGCAAATATCAACGCCTGAGGAAACGACGTCCGAGTCGCCCGAGGAGAATGTTGAATAA
- the LOC124300860 gene encoding partitioning defective 3 homolog, whose protein sequence is MKVTVCFDNIRVVVPCGDGTLLVKDLMREATLRYKKATGRNDAWLTINSLSSLTGGGLLDPDDRLCDVADDREQIVAHFVSGETIHVGGDGASSVGTNSPDFFHGDHKEQHYVVNPRAANSSSHIKRESAKRLSMHSLSTKEPSLLTPYSAQSLPRESRRKEPLGQDSKSYFDFAVSKNENFCLNGQAANDAEEVVIKNEAGPLGLHVVPCYDLLGNDQGLRVERIESNGRIARDGQIGLHDKIVKINGNNLLHVPFSKVQEIFVTAMNEPCLKISVIKNRKSKSDKDAKNLSNHSSNSKNEADDSQRKIQCSNYNLLQTANTRKIGRMIEIELTKGTNGLGFSVTTRDNPAGGHCPIYIKNILPKGAAVEDGRLRPGDRLLEVNNMEMTGKNQAEVVSLLRSISPGGKVKMVVSRQEEVPSATSDVPVIPSYVPRELTVSSHSAESTDYWKGQSRSPSKKRDVEETGEKIETHSYGEGGLKNPKTSDDVILSPRKNRMILTLDIPVHDSEKAGLGVSVKGKTSSTDDNSSVDLGIFIKSVLHGGAASRDGRLRTNDQLLNVNGVSLLGLSNSDAMETLRRAMLNTNSSVTGVITLTIARRVSSYDGGCEKIYIDSVSNSRSKTELINRVYGGSETATTNQSENRVREKNDLNCQSDTVDNGQINSATSSSPWNPVIDRLTEQYNKNSLRNESYCLATNKTLMEHGNKGQKLAPMHKEDSMESVLAEESSTVGKNQSGRKHNPNAKDGQFSEDPSYDSQLSLEEIGSSGNKFSRDALGRQSMSEKRHAALDAKNTDTYKRNKKLREGREVKSAEPSSTHNQRENLEVPSATPKKAQSVENFENICVKTISRESTFVDEQKTRRSKVNNPDPTPDSNPDYLYTIPGRTKMISPRKHWLVDDVQAEISDANNYRSENDGFPNSRGDVKQASLNSALDDRYKRSRKKGGIRSMLRLGKNRKSLNFGDNIESRQEANNYCSGTINYIA, encoded by the coding sequence ATGAAGGTGACCGTTTGTTTTGACAATATAAGGGTGGTAGTTCCGTGCGGAGATGGAACGCTACTTGTCAAAGACCTGATGCGCGAGGCCACCTTGAGATATAAAAAAGCTACGGGTCGAAACGATGCCTGGTTGACGATTAACAGCCTGTCGTCGCTGACCGGCGGAGGTCTCCTCGACCCCGACGATAGGCTTTGCGACGTGGCCGACGACCGGGAGCAAATTGTGGCACATTTTGTCTCCGGTGAAACTATACACGTTGGCGGAGACGGCGCGAGCTCCGTCGGGACGAATAGTCCGGATTTCTTTCACGGGGATCACAAGGAACAACACTACGTTGTAAATCCAAGAGCGGCGAATTCCTCGAGCCATATAAAACGGGAGAGCGCCAAGAGATTGTCGATGCATTCCCTATCAACCAAAGAACCCTCCCTCCTGACACCTTACTCGGCTCAATCTCTGCCCCGTGAATCCAGACGCAAAGAACCCCTCGGTCAGGACTCAAAGTCGTATTTCGACTTTGCTgtatcgaaaaatgaaaacttttgcCTCAACGGTCAAGCCGCTAACGACGCCGAAGAAGTGGTGATTAAGAATGAGGCCGGACCTTTGGGGCTGCACGTCGTTCCTTGCTACGATTTATTGGGCAATGATCAGGGTCTCAGAGTCGAGAGGATAGAAAGCAACGGTCGGATAGCCAGGGACGGTCAAATCGGGCTCCACGAtaaaatcgttaaaataaATGGAAACAATCTTTTGCACGTACCATTCTCAAAGGTTCAAGAGATATTCGTGACCGCCATGAACGAGCCGTGTCTAAAGATATCGGTTATAAAGAATAGGAAGTCGAAAAGCGACAAGGACGCAAAGAACTTGAGCAACCATAGCAGTAACTCGAAAAACGAAGCCGACGATAGCCAGAGGAAAATACAATGCAGCAATTATAATCTACTGCAGACGGctaacacgaggaaaattggAAGAATGATAGAAATCGAACTGACCAAGGGAACGAATGGACTCGGTTTCAGCGTAACAACCAGAGACAATCCTGCCGGTGGTCATTGTCCGATTTACATTAAGAATATCCTTCCGAAAGGCGCGGCAGTCGAGGATGGTCGTCTCAGACCTGGGGACCGTCTTCTGGAAGTGAACAACATGGAAATGACCGGAAAGAATCAGGCGGAGGTAGTTTCGTTACTGCGAAGTATTTCTCCCGGAGGTAAAGTCAAGATGGTCGTGTCTCGTCAGGAAGAAGTTCCGTCGGCAACGTCGGACGTGCCTGTAATACCTTCGTACGTTCCGAGAGAGCTTACGGTTTCCTCTCATTCTGCCGAAAGCACGGATTATTGGAAAGGTCAGAGCAGATCGCCGAGCAAGAAACGAGACGTCGAAGAAACCGGTGAAAAAATCGAGACTCACAGCTACGGCGAAGGCGGCTTGAAGAACCCAAAAACATCCGACGACGTCATTTTATCACCTCGAAAAAATCGGATGATACTTACGCTCGACATTCCTGTTCATGATTCGGAAAAAGCAGGACTCGGGGTCAGCGTAAAGGGAAAGACCAGCAGCACCGATGATAACTCGAGCGTAGATCTTGGGATTTTTATAAAGAGCGTTCTGCACGGCGGAGCCGCTTCGAGAGACGGACGTCTCAGGACCAACGATCAACTCCTCAACGTAAACGGAGTCTCGCTACTCGGTTTGTCGAATTCCGATGCTATGGAGACACTCAGGCGCGCGATGCTCAACACAAACAGCTCTGTAACCGGCGTTATCACGCTGACGATAGCTCGACGAGTTTCGTCCTACGACGGAGGGTGCGAAAAAATCTATATCGATTCTGTATCAAATTCCAGGTCCAAGACCGAACTTATCAACAGAGTTTACGGTGGCAGCGAAACGGCGACTACCAACCAGAGCGAAAACAGAGTCAGGGAGAAGAACGACTTGAATTGCCAGTCGGACACGGTCGACAACGGGCAGATAAACTCGGCGACATCGTCGTCGCCTTGGAACCCGGTTATAGACAGACTGACGGAGCAGTATAACAAGAATAGTCTGAGAAACGAGAGCTATTGTTTAGCGACGAATAAAACTTTGATGGAACACGGTAACAAGGGCCAGAAATTGGCCCCGATGCACAAGGAAGATTCGATGGAATCTGTTCTCGCCGAGGAATCTAGCACGGTCGGTAAAAACCAGTCCGGTAGAAAACACAACCCCAACGCTAAGGATGGACAGTTTTCCGAGGATCCGAGCTACGACAGTCAGCTGTCGCTAGAGGAGATCGGCTCGTCGGGAAACAAGTTTTCCCGCGACGCCCTAGGGCGACAAAGCATGTCCGAGAAAAGGCACGCCGCTTTAGACGCAAAGAACACCGACACCTACAAGAGAAACAAGAAGCTAAGAGAGGGAAGAGAGGTGAAAAGCGCCGAACCTTCATCGACTCACAATCAGCGGGAAAACCTCGAAGTTCCGAGTGCGACGCCGAAGAAGGCGCAGagcgttgaaaatttcgaaaatatttgcgTCAAGACGATTTCCAGAGAGAGTACTTTCGTCGATGAGCAAAAAACTCGTCGCAGCAAGGTCAACAACCCCGATCCGACACCGGATTCCAACCCTGATTACCTCTACACGATACCTGGACGAACCAAAATGATTTCGCCGAGAAAACACTGGCTCGTCGACGACGTACAGGCCGAGATTTCGGATGCCAACAATTACAGGAGCGAAAACGATGGTTTTCCAAACAGCCGAGGCGACGTGAAACAAGCTTCGCTAAATTCCGCTCTCGATGATCGATATAAAAGGTCGAGGAAAAAAGGCGGCATCAGATCGATGCTCCGACTTGGGAAAAATAGAAAGTCGCTCAATTTCGGTGACAATATAGAGTCACGCCAAGAGGCTAATAATTATTGCAGTGGAACTATAAATTATATAGCGTAG